CTCGCCGACCATGTCTTCCCATCACTGACCTCGGTGGCGACGGATGCCGCCGCCTGGGGCGCGGTCGCCGCACGCACGCTGCTGGCGTCGATCGCGGGCGAATCGCCCGCCGACGTGGACCTCGACGCTCCACGCCTCGTCGTCAGGGAGTCGACCACCGACGCCCCGACCTGACCTGTCAACGCGGCTCGGCCGCACCCGGAAAGGAACAACGATCATGCGACGACGCATCATCACCGCCACCGCCCTCGGGGCGGTCGGCCTCCTCGCCCTCTCGGCGTGCAGTGCGGGAGGGAACGAGGGCGGCAGCGACAGCCGCGGCGACATCACGATCTGGTACTCGAACAACGAGGCCGAGATCGAGTGGGGCAAGCAGATGGTGGAGGCGTGGAACGCCGACCACCCCGACGAGCAGATCAAGGCGCAGGAGATCCCGGCCGGAGCCTCCAGCGAGGAGACCATCGGCGCGGCGATCACCGCGGGCAACGCGCCCTGCCTCGTCTACAACACGTCGCCCGCCGCAGTGCCGGGCTTCCAGAAGCAGGGCGGCCTCGTCGACCTGTCGAAGTTCAAGGACGGCGACGACTACATCACCGAGCGCTCGGGGGATGTCGCCGACCAGTACCGCTCGAGCGACGGCGACTTCTACCAGATGCCGTGGAAGTCCAACCCGGTGACGATCTTCTACAACAAGGACATGTTCACGCAGGCCGGGCTCGACCCCGAGAACCCGCCGCTGGCCACGTACGACGAGTTCCTCGACACGTCCCGCAAGCTCGTGCAATCGGGTGCCGCCAAGTACGCGATCTGGCCGGCGCCGACGAGCGAGTTCTTCCAGAGCTGGTTCGACTTCTACCCGCTCTACGCGGCGCAGTCGGGCGGCACG
This DNA window, taken from Agromyces sp. 3263, encodes the following:
- a CDS encoding extracellular solute-binding protein, with product MRRRIITATALGAVGLLALSACSAGGNEGGSDSRGDITIWYSNNEAEIEWGKQMVEAWNADHPDEQIKAQEIPAGASSEETIGAAITAGNAPCLVYNTSPAAVPGFQKQGGLVDLSKFKDGDDYITERSGDVADQYRSSDGDFYQMPWKSNPVTIFYNKDMFTQAGLDPENPPLATYDEFLDTSRKLVQSGAAKYAIWPAPTSEFFQSWFDFYPLYAAQSGGTQLLEDGKATFNDENGEAVADFWATMYSEKLAGTEQYNGDAFADKQSAMSIVGPWAIAVYGDSVNWGSVPVPTKDGMDPSEVYTFSDAKNIGMFTACKNQATAWDVLKFSTSEEQDGKWLEATGQMPLRQDLTGTYPDYFSANPAYEQFGDQAARTVEVPNVPNSVEIWQEFRDGYSKAVIFGEEDVSTFLKDAADKADSLASQG